In the genome of Deinococcus reticulitermitis, one region contains:
- a CDS encoding transposase, whose protein sequence is EVQCQTGDGVDVMLVDQGYSGEQASIDAALNDVELVVVRRPAGTSGFVLLPKRWIVERTFAWTSRFRRLTRDLERLQGTLLGFHWLALSVLLLHKLSPNFGMLS, encoded by the coding sequence TGAGGTGCAATGTCAGACCGGGGATGGGGTAGACGTGATGCTGGTGGATCAGGGGTACAGCGGTGAGCAGGCCAGCATTGATGCCGCTCTAAACGACGTGGAGCTGGTCGTCGTACGACGACCAGCGGGGACTTCAGGATTCGTGTTACTGCCCAAACGTTGGATTGTAGAACGAACGTTCGCCTGGACATCACGTTTTCGCCGTCTGACACGAGACTTAGAACGACTCCAGGGAACGCTGCTTGGATTTCACTGGCTTGCGCTCTCGGTTCTGCTGCTGCACAAACTCAGTCCGAATTTTGGAATGCTGTCCTGA
- a CDS encoding O-antigen ligase family protein has translation MSTPSLSSLPSDLPAPLGEPPALRRVPARHRLLSLPFSLYFFIILVLPVSANGLKGALAALVAASTFLLVMARGKLAVGRSTLRVFLLMQATGLLWLLYGLIQNTPGAVFSLLIYLVWPLFYLVVFTEGVSSYRVYRTLRNLMVLTLGLLSAFILYFVLYSFGLAPATPLLELPFGQGLAKYQGFTAMRFYSISSMIFLIPYCISKVVLPASTDSRLRRWVTALVVLLSLAAILFTGRRAALFTLALGLPIALTLAQAAPSDFRIRLTRRFINAALAIALALTVTLTVSDTVRTGIMGVASQVASSLFDPQQTSDDLVRVEQADSLIQGWIQRPLVGAGLGSTTGYIRSERSWNYELQYHMHLFQIGLLGLALYSLGLLWIYRNGLRIIRRGGEASSEMIALLTGLTCFLIANASNPYLQAYGHLWVIFLPAALINLMKKGSH, from the coding sequence ATGTCCACGCCTTCTCTCAGCTCCCTGCCCAGCGACCTGCCGGCGCCGCTGGGTGAGCCCCCTGCGCTGCGCCGCGTCCCGGCGCGTCACCGCCTGCTGAGCCTCCCCTTCTCGCTGTATTTCTTCATCATCCTGGTCCTGCCGGTCTCGGCCAACGGCCTTAAGGGAGCGCTCGCCGCCCTGGTAGCGGCCTCGACCTTCCTGCTGGTCATGGCGCGGGGCAAGCTGGCGGTGGGCCGGTCTACCCTGCGCGTATTCCTGCTCATGCAGGCCACCGGGCTCCTCTGGCTCCTGTACGGCCTGATTCAGAACACCCCGGGGGCCGTCTTCTCGTTGCTGATTTACCTGGTCTGGCCGCTGTTTTACCTGGTGGTCTTCACGGAAGGCGTGTCGTCCTACCGGGTGTACCGCACCCTTCGCAACCTCATGGTGCTGACGCTGGGGCTCCTGAGCGCATTTATCCTGTATTTTGTCCTCTACAGTTTCGGGCTGGCCCCAGCGACGCCGCTGCTGGAATTGCCGTTCGGTCAGGGGCTCGCCAAGTACCAGGGCTTTACTGCGATGCGGTTTTATTCGATCTCGAGCATGATCTTTTTGATTCCGTACTGCATCTCGAAGGTGGTGTTGCCCGCGAGCACCGATTCCCGCCTTCGGCGCTGGGTGACGGCGCTCGTGGTGCTGCTCAGTCTGGCGGCGATCCTGTTCACAGGGCGGCGCGCGGCGCTCTTCACGCTCGCCCTGGGGCTTCCGATCGCCCTGACGCTGGCCCAGGCCGCACCGAGCGATTTCCGGATTCGCTTGACCCGCCGCTTTATCAATGCCGCGCTCGCCATCGCGCTCGCGCTCACCGTGACGCTCACGGTTTCCGATACCGTCCGGACCGGAATCATGGGGGTGGCGTCGCAGGTCGCCAGCAGCCTCTTCGATCCCCAACAGACCAGCGACGACCTCGTGCGGGTCGAGCAGGCCGATTCGCTGATCCAGGGATGGATCCAGCGTCCGCTGGTCGGCGCCGGCCTGGGCTCCACCACCGGTTACATCCGCTCCGAGCGCTCCTGGAACTATGAGCTGCAATACCACATGCACCTGTTTCAGATCGGCCTGCTGGGACTGGCGCTCTACAGCCTGGGGCTGCTCTGGATCTACCGCAACGGCCTCAGGATCATCCGGCGGGGCGGCGAGGCGTCCTCGGAGATGATCGCGCTGCTGACCGGCCTGACCTGTTTCCTGATCGCCAACGCTTCCAACCCCTATTTGCAGGCTTACGGCCACCTCTGGGTGATCTTCCTGCCAGCGGCCCTGATCAACCTGATGAAGAAGGGGTCGCACTAG